The DNA sequence TCAAATTCCAAAAAAAGAAAAACACAAAACAAAGCAATCAGTATAAACACACATGAAAAAATAATTTTTTTCACTCAATTACCTCTATAAGTTCTTTAGCAAAGCGTCTCATACTCATCAATGATCCTGCACTCCAAATAGGCTCTAATTCATTATAATCTTGAAAAATATTCATTTTTTGATAAAAAGGATTTTGTTTTAACTCTTCATCAAGCTTAAAAGGAGTTGGCTTAATGACTATAAATTTTGTTTCTTTTGGAAATTTTAAAAGATCTAAAAAACTTATAATATCAACACCCCAAGCGTTGTTTGTATTTTTATCATAAGCATTTTTCAAACCAAGTTGTTCTAATGCCGCACCAAAAAGACTGTGTTTTGTATAAATTCTTAAATGTTTTTTATCTACAAATTGAACTATAGCAATGGGCTTAGTATAATGTAATTTCTTTTTAGAACTTCTAAAAAAAAGCTTTGTATTTTT is a window from the Campylobacter sp. RM10537 genome containing:
- a CDS encoding ABC transporter substrate-binding protein, which encodes MKKIIILLLILLELIQAKELKIIALDWTMAETMMMLNSQPLAVGDKRIYNTWVKEPALPQSVKDVGLRVQPNIEYIINLKPDLIITSSLFVIDNHILKNKIKIIDFYQNKKDVYTSINEGVLQIGIILNKKQEALEFIKNTKLFFRSSKKKLHYTKPIAIVQFVDKKHLRIYTKHSLFGAALEQLGLKNAYDKNTNNAWGVDIISFLDLLKFPKETKFIVIKPTPFKLDEELKQNPFYQKMNIFQDYNELEPIWSAGSLMSMRRFAKELIEVIE